TCACCCGCACGGTCCCCGGCGGCGCCGCCTGCACGCAGAGGTCGCAGAGCACGCACTCGTCGAGGTTGTCCTCGACGATCCGCAGCCGTCCGTCCCCGTCCTGCGCGAAGATGTTGACGGGGCACACGTCCACGAGCTTCTTCGCAAGCGCGGTGNNNNNNNNNNNNNNNNNNNNNNNNNNNNNNNNNNNNNNNNNNNNNNNNNNNNNNNNNNNNNNNNNNNNNNNNNNNNNNNNNNNNNNNNNNNNNNNNNNNNNNNNNNNNNNNNNNNNNNNNNNNNNNNNNNNNNNNNNNNNNNNNNNNNGCCGAAGCGCATGCCGGGCATCTCGTCCATGAAGCGGCCCGCCATGAAAGCGACGATGGGAAGCCGCGATCGGTTCTCCCGCACCCAGTCGGCCAGCTCGGCCTCCATGCGGCCCCCGGGCTCCGAGTAGATGACGATCGCCTGGGTCTCCGGGTCGGCCTCGAAGAGCGGCATCAGCTCCGCATAGGAGGAGCCGATGATTGCGTCGCCGCCGATCGAGACGGCCGTCGACTGCCCGAGGCCGGCGGCCGAGAGCGTGTTGCAGATCTCCGTCGTCATGCCGCCCGAGCGCGACATGACGCCGATCGGCCCCTGCTTGAAGGCGCGGCGGACGTTGATGGCCGGGCCGCCGAGGCCGCCCATCTTCGCCTCGTCCGGCGACAGGATGCCGAGGCAGTTCGGGCCGATGATGCGCGCGCCGCGGAGGCGCGCCAGCTCCACCATCTGCGCCACCTCGGCGCGCGGGATGCGCTCGGTGACGATGACCAGCAGCTTCACGCCCGCCTCGATCGCCTCGAAGACGGCGTCGCGCGTGAAGCGGGGCGGCACGGTGACGACGGAGCCGTCGACGTGCGTCTTCGCCGTGATGTCGCGCACGCAGTCGTGGACCGGGACGCCGTAGACGTCGCGTCCGGCGCGTCCCGGGGTGACGCCGCCGACGATCCTGCTCCCGTAGTCGAGACACTCGCGCGTCAGGTTCACGGCCTCGCGGCCCGTGATCCCCTGCACGATGAACGCGGTGTCGCGGTGGATGAGGATCGACATCAGGCGGCCTGCATCTTCGCCACCGCCCGCCGCGCCGCTTCGAACATCGACACGCTGCGGTCGCAGTACTCGACGCGGTACTTGCGGAGGATCTTGAAGCCGTCGTCCTCCCACGCCCCGGGGATGCGGAAGATGGCGATGGTGTCCGCGGGATCGCGCCCCGACTCGACGCAGCCCTTGATCACGCCGCGGGCCACGATGTCGACGCGCGTGTTGGAGACGACGTTCATCATGACGGCGATCTTCCGGACGCCGGGCTTGGAGAGGATCAGCTTGGTCAGCTCGCACGCCTTCCTGACGCTCGGGTTGCCGCCGATCTCGCAGTAGTTGGCCGGCCGCCCGCCGTGCTTGCGGATCGCGTCGAAGAGCGTGAGCGAGCCGCCGCCGGCGCCGATCACCAGCCCGAGGTCGCCGTCGAACTCGACGACGTTGCCGGCGACGCCGCGGTGGTCCGAGGCGTCGACCTCGGCGCCGCGGATCTCGAAGCGGGTCGGCGGCCGGGCCTGGCGCGTCTCCTCCTTGCCGATGCCGAGCTCGAGGAGGAGCTTGGCGTGCTTGTCGCGCGCCTCGGCCTCGAGGTCGACGTGGCCGTCGAGGACGAGGAAGCGGCCGTCGGCGGTCTTGCCGAGCGGGTTGATCTCGGCGAGCGTCAGGTCGTAGCGGAGGAAGACCTCGACCAGCGAGGCAACGATCGGCGTGAGACGGTTGAGGTCCTCGGCCGTGACGCCGACGGCGGCGACGGCCTCCTTCGCCTTGAAGGGGCTGAAGGGCAGGAGCGTCGAGAGGTGGACCTGCGCGACGTGCTCGGGATGGGTTTCCGCCACCTCCTCGATGTCGATGCCGCCCATGTCGCTGAAGACGAGGACGGGGAGCTTTCGGCGGCCGTCCCAGGTGACGGCCGCGAAGTACTCCTGCACCACCCCGGCGCGCTGCTCGACCAGCACGCCGCGTGGCTTCTGCCCCTTGATCTCGAGCGCGAGGATCGCCTGCGCCGCGGACTCGGCCTCGTCCGGTGTGTCGGCGAACTTGACGCCGCCCGCCTTCATCCGGCCGCCGGTCAGGACCTGCGACTTCAGGACGACGGGGCCGGCGATCTCGGCGGCTATTGCCTTCGCCTCGGCGGCGGTGCGTGCGAGACGTCCCCGGAGAAGGGGAGCGCCGTGGCGGGCGAAGAGCGCTTTGGCCTCGTACTCGTAGAAACGCATCGCGCGGCGCGGAGCGTCGCAGTTAACACTCGTCGTCGCGGATGGTCAAGCGAGAGGAAGGCGAGTAGCGGCTCAGTCTGGCCCCGAGCACTTTGCGTCGTCGCCTTCGGTGTCCGACCACCGCCGTGCCCGAAAATCACCACCCCGCTCGCTAAGCCCTTCTCAACCGCCGCGCTCACGCCGTGGCGGCTCGTCAAACGCGACGAGACCGTGTCGGCGCCAGCCGACGGCGGCAAGCCAGGTGCGCGCGCGGACCACCGGCGATCCTGCGGGCACCGTCTCCACACCCCTCGCCCCGCCGTCGAACCACAGCGCCGACGAGCAGGGGTCCAGCCCGCGTTCTCCCTCGCAGTGTTTCGCCCGATTCATCAACACGTAGACGAGGCAGTGACGCATCGCCCGCGGGGTCGTGAGCGCCCTAGCATGGTATCTGTCACCCCAGACTGGACCGCGGCGGCCGAGCGCGCGGTTCACCGCGCGCGCCAGGCGGATCGTGAGACCCCGGAGCCCCCCACCGAGCGCCGGCGCATCGTCGGCCTCGATGATGAGGTGGACATGGTCGTTTTGCACACTGAACTGAAGGATCCGAAAGCCCTCGTGGGAGGCCGCGGCGAGCGCGCGGCGGACGGCCGGGAAGACACGCGCGGCGCGCAGGCAGCGGACGGTCTGGCTGCTGCGGAGAGTGACATGGACGGGCTGCGCGGCTAGATGCGGCGGCCGGACACGATGCGGGACGCCCGGGCGGCGGCCCAGCGTGCGCTTACGGCCCGCGCCGGCGCGACGGCCTCCCCAGGTGCGCGGCGGCGGGAGCGAGGCTGCAAGGTGCGCGCCATCTTGATTAGGCGATATTAGCACTCTACCTATCATGTGTCAAGCGGTGATGCGCAACCGCCGACGGGAGCGTCCCCAAAGAGCATCGAGTGGTCGTGCCGTGCGTTGACTCCACTTCGCCGCCGCCCCGCCTGTGCGACGTCTCGGCCACGTCATCCGTGGGAGGCTGCAGCCGGCCTTCGACGGCAAGCAAGGTGCACGGTGTGCGGGTCACGACCGCTTCCATGTCCACCAGGGAGCCGCAGGAGTGTGCGGCCGAGAAGATATCGGGTGACCTCGAGGCCCTGAACGCGCTCTGGCGCGAGGTGGCTTGCCGAGGACGACGACGGGGTTTCGGACGAAGGGCGAAGGGAAGCCCAAGAGCGTGTGACGCTCCGCCGCTGTTTTGACAGGTGACGGACGCGCCGTCATACACGCCAACCTGATGCGATGAACGGCGTGCTCCAGCATCGATGGCGGGCCGTGTGGTTCCTCGTGCTCTCGGCGAGCGCCGCCGGAGCCGGTGGTGGAATCGCTCCGGGCCGCCTCCCCGGCTCCGCCACCGCCGGCGCGGCGCTCGACCGCTGCTCCCAGGCCGACCATGCCCGCGGACCGGCGCGCGCCGATTTGCTCAAGAAGGGGCTCGCCCTCGCCGAGGAGGCGGTCGCCGCCGACGACGGCGACGCCCGGGCGCACTTCGCCGTCTTCTGCAACCTCGGGAAGCAGGCGCACGACGCCGGCCTGAGCATCTTCAACCTCGGCAAGCTCCCGCGGCTGCGGCGGGAGGTGGACCGCACGCTCGAGCTGGCCCCCGACTCCGCCGACGCGCTGGTCGGCAAGGGCGCCATGCTTCGCGAGATGCCGCGCCGAGCTCGCTCGTGTGCTCGCCGCCCGCCAGGCCGTCGAGGAGGCCCGGGTCGAGGCGAGACGCGCGCTCGAGACGGCCCGCGAGCGTCCGGGCGGCACCGAGGCGGAGCGGCCGCGGCGCTCCTCGCCGAGCTCGGGCGCTAGCGCGCGCCGCGCTGCACGAGCACGTCGCGTGGAGCGGGCGGCGTCTGCTGGTAGTCGTAGAAGCCGAGGCCGCTCTTGCGGCCGAGGTAGCCGGCCAGCACCATGCGGCGGAGCAGCGGCGGCGGGGCGAAGCGCGGCTCGCGGTACTCCTCGTGGAGCAGCGAGGACATGTGGAAGACGATGTCGAGCCCGATGAAGTCGGCGAGCGCGAGGGGGCCCATCGGGTGATTCGCGCCGTTCTGCATCGCCGCGTCGATGTCCGCGATCGAGCCGAGGCCGCGCTCGAGGCACGCGATCGCATCCACCATGTACGGGACGAGGAGCCGGTTCACGATGTAGCCCGTCGAGTCGGCGACCACCACCGGCGCCTTGCCGAGCCGCTTGGCGAAGGCGACGCAGGTCTCGACCGTCTCGGGCGACGTCCTGAGGCTCGGCGCCACCTCGACCAGCTTCATGGCGTGCACGGGGTTGAAGAAGTGGAGCCCGACGAAGCGCTCGGGTCGCTTGGTGGCCGAGGCGATGTCTCCCACGGTCAGCGTCGAGGTGTTGGTCGCGAAGATCGCCTGCTCCCGCACGACGTCGTCGAGGCGCGCGAAGAAGTCCCGCTTGACCGCCAGCTCCTCGACGATCGACTCGATCACGAGGTCGACGTCGGCGAGGTCGTGGAGGTGCGTCGTCCAGCGCAGGCGCTCGAGGAGCGCCCCGTGATCGGCCGCGCTCAGCTTGCCGCGCTCGACCTCCTTCTGGAGCTGCTTCTCGAGCCGGCCGCGTTGCGCGTCGAGACCGCCAGGCGTGGCC
This Deltaproteobacteria bacterium DNA region includes the following protein-coding sequences:
- a CDS encoding succinate--CoA ligase subunit alpha — protein: MSILIHRDTAFIVQGITGREAVNLTRECLDYGSRIVGGVTPGRAGRDVYGVPVHDCVRDITAKTHVDGSVVTVPPRFTRDAVFEAIEAGVKLLVIVTERIPRAEVAQMVELARLRGARIIGPNCLGILSPDEAKMGGLGGPAINVRRAFKQGPIGVMSRSGGMTTEICNTLSAAGLGQSTAVSIGGDAIIGSSYAELMPLFEADPETQAIVIYSEPGGRMEAELADWVRENRSRLPIVAFMAGRFMDEMPGMRFG
- a CDS encoding 3-hydroxyacyl-CoA dehydrogenase family protein, encoding MEIRSVGVVGAGQMGLGIAHATARAGLDTILAKATPGGLDAQRGRLEKQLQKEVERGKLSAADHGALLERLRWTTHLHDLADVDLVIESIVEELAVKRDFFARLDDVVREQAIFATNTSTLTVGDIASATKRPERFVGLHFFNPVHAMKLVEVAPSLRTSPETVETCVAFAKRLGKAPVVVADSTGYIVNRLLVPYMVDAIACLERGLGSIADIDAAMQNGANHPMGPLALADFIGLDIVFHMSSLLHEEYREPRFAPPPLLRRMVLAGYLGRKSGLGFYDYQQTPPAPRDVLVQRGAR